A genomic segment from Clostridium pasteurianum BC1 encodes:
- a CDS encoding recombinase family protein, giving the protein MIAAIYSRKSKFTGKGESIENQIQLCKEYAASQLRDNDITEFLIYEDEGFSGGNTNRPEFQKLMDDARLKKFDVLICYRLDRISRNVSDFSSTLEILQKHDIDFISIREQFDTSTPMGRAMIYIASVFAQLERETIAERIRDNMLELSKTGRWLGGTAPIGYNADPITYFDADMNERKMVKLKQVPKELNTVKLLYKKYLELKSLSKVETYALQNSIKTKRGSDFTKNNIRIILTNPVYVKATENVFDYLENEGITTCGDPDGEHGLLTYNKQKSVSNDNGKTVRVFRDKSEWIAAISSQKGVIEADDWLEVQKILSENKDSFPNEGKTHNALLTGKIRCAKCGSNMQIAHGHISKKTGKQIYYYACSMKKHSKGVRCNNKNAKVSELDPVVIKQLKELAYNKESIINKLEMKNKKARELNKSSNREEILNNSIADKNKQIQNLMNKLAVADDISDLLIEKIRSLKNEIKELKVQLDNLNKLNSEFTDTELNLSFIKLMLNRCSMIDSLPNEEIKQLIDVLIDKITWDGESYGVTIDFIGSNPEEDEESKKK; this is encoded by the coding sequence ATGATAGCAGCCATATATTCACGAAAATCAAAATTCACCGGCAAAGGTGAATCTATAGAGAACCAAATACAGCTCTGTAAGGAGTATGCAGCTTCTCAGCTAAGAGATAATGATATAACTGAATTTTTAATATATGAAGATGAAGGCTTTTCCGGAGGGAACACAAATAGGCCTGAATTCCAAAAGCTTATGGATGATGCTAGACTTAAAAAATTTGATGTACTCATATGTTACAGATTGGATCGTATAAGCAGAAATGTATCCGACTTCTCTTCAACTCTTGAAATACTTCAAAAGCATGATATTGATTTTATAAGCATAAGAGAGCAGTTTGATACAAGTACCCCTATGGGAAGGGCCATGATTTATATTGCCAGTGTTTTTGCTCAGCTTGAACGTGAAACTATTGCTGAAAGAATACGAGATAATATGCTTGAATTGAGTAAGACGGGAAGATGGCTTGGGGGTACTGCTCCTATAGGATATAATGCAGACCCAATTACATATTTTGATGCTGATATGAATGAAAGAAAAATGGTTAAACTTAAGCAGGTGCCTAAAGAATTGAATACAGTAAAATTACTCTATAAGAAATATCTTGAATTAAAAAGTTTATCAAAAGTAGAAACCTATGCCTTGCAGAACAGCATTAAAACAAAACGTGGCTCTGATTTTACAAAGAATAATATAAGGATTATATTGACCAACCCTGTATATGTAAAAGCTACTGAGAATGTCTTTGATTATTTAGAAAATGAAGGTATAACTACTTGTGGTGATCCGGATGGAGAACATGGTCTTTTAACCTATAACAAGCAGAAATCAGTATCCAATGACAATGGTAAAACAGTAAGAGTATTCAGAGATAAATCTGAATGGATTGCAGCTATAAGCTCTCAGAAAGGTGTAATTGAAGCTGATGATTGGCTTGAAGTTCAGAAAATATTGAGTGAAAATAAAGATTCATTTCCTAACGAAGGTAAGACTCATAATGCATTGCTTACCGGTAAAATTAGGTGTGCTAAGTGTGGCAGTAATATGCAGATTGCTCATGGTCATATAAGCAAAAAAACAGGTAAACAAATATATTATTATGCCTGCTCCATGAAAAAGCATTCTAAGGGTGTGAGATGCAATAATAAGAATGCAAAAGTATCAGAGCTTGATCCAGTTGTAATAAAACAACTTAAAGAACTTGCATATAATAAAGAAAGCATTATTAATAAATTAGAAATGAAAAATAAAAAAGCCAGGGAATTAAATAAATCTTCGAACAGAGAAGAGATTTTAAATAACTCCATAGCTGATAAAAATAAGCAAATACAAAATTTGATGAACAAATTGGCAGTAGCTGATGATATTTCAGATTTGCTCATAGAGAAAATTAGATCTTTAAAAAATGAGATTAAAGAATTAAAAGTACAATTGGATAATTTAAATAAACTAAACTCTGAATTCACTGATACTGAGTTAAATTTGTCCTTTATCAAACTTATGCTTAATAGGTGTTCTATGATAGACTCTTTACCTAATGAAGAAATAAAACAACTTATAGATGTATTGATAGACAAAATTACATGGGACGGTGAATCCTATGGGGTTACTATAGATTTTATAGGCAGTAATCCTGAGGAAGATGAAGAGTCTAAAAAAAAATAG
- a CDS encoding GIY-YIG nuclease family protein, whose product MFKNLRELFSLKKTIEQKKLEIMEKDNYINKVNSQISEIDKLLNDKENLKNSILTEAMEFASKKSHEVIQNISTDIHEIVKQKALKQNELLETETQFEKTTKSLNTSLKKLSKSKTLYSTFNNAIDRFFNAELGDSYKIPKLKLDEAEQLSPTVTLKLHSMDVRELKKKFKENDKLIEEILKKYEARYNTKANITIYRLMVIALRAELQNILSNLKYENLEDSLNSITTMIEKYFIIIGDGNKSIAGTLAKFIGEIELLFKNAVKIEYEYYLKKEKARQEQLAIREQMRQEAEERKRLADQQKQVEKEEEKYNNEIAKLQALMNTTEDISKTNELNAKILELQNYIKELETKKDEIVKLQNGKAGNVYIISNLGSFGDDIFKVGMTRRIDPQERINELSSASVPFSFDVHSFIFSDDAVGLESKLHDILKENRLNRVNMRKEFFKINIDELEKLVADIDPTADFNKTMLAEDFRQSMSVDSILESSEDSYNDLKVNA is encoded by the coding sequence ATGTTTAAAAACTTAAGAGAACTATTTTCTTTAAAGAAAACCATTGAGCAAAAGAAACTTGAGATCATGGAAAAAGATAATTATATTAATAAAGTTAACAGTCAAATTTCAGAAATTGACAAACTATTAAATGACAAAGAGAATTTAAAAAATAGTATTCTAACAGAAGCTATGGAATTTGCTTCAAAAAAATCACATGAGGTAATACAAAATATATCAACTGATATTCATGAAATTGTTAAGCAAAAAGCTTTGAAACAAAATGAATTATTGGAAACTGAAACCCAATTTGAAAAAACCACAAAAAGCTTAAACACTTCTTTAAAAAAATTATCTAAATCTAAAACATTATATTCCACATTCAATAATGCTATAGATAGATTCTTTAATGCGGAACTTGGAGATTCTTATAAAATACCTAAACTTAAATTAGATGAAGCAGAACAATTATCCCCAACAGTTACATTAAAATTACATAGTATGGACGTTAGGGAGCTAAAAAAGAAATTTAAAGAAAATGATAAATTAATTGAAGAAATCCTAAAAAAATATGAAGCTAGATACAATACTAAAGCTAACATAACTATTTACAGATTAATGGTCATAGCTCTGAGAGCCGAACTTCAAAATATATTGTCAAATCTAAAATATGAAAATCTAGAAGATTCCCTTAACAGTATTACAACTATGATAGAAAAATACTTTATAATTATTGGAGATGGTAATAAAAGTATTGCTGGTACTTTAGCTAAATTTATTGGTGAAATAGAACTTCTTTTTAAAAACGCAGTAAAAATAGAATATGAGTATTATTTGAAAAAAGAAAAAGCAAGACAAGAGCAGTTAGCTATTCGTGAACAAATGCGTCAAGAAGCAGAAGAAAGAAAACGCCTTGCAGATCAACAAAAACAAGTGGAAAAAGAAGAAGAAAAATACAATAATGAAATTGCTAAATTGCAAGCATTGATGAATACTACTGAAGATATCAGCAAAACAAATGAGTTAAATGCAAAAATTTTAGAACTTCAAAACTATATTAAAGAATTAGAAACAAAGAAAGATGAAATAGTAAAATTACAAAACGGTAAAGCTGGAAATGTTTATATAATTAGTAACTTAGGTTCTTTTGGTGATGATATATTTAAAGTTGGAATGACCCGTAGAATAGATCCTCAAGAACGTATTAATGAATTAAGTAGTGCAAGTGTACCTTTTTCTTTTGATGTCCATTCATTTATCTTTTCAGATGATGCTGTAGGTCTTGAATCTAAGCTTCATGATATATTGAAGGAAAATAGACTTAATCGTGTAAATATGAGAAAAGAATTCTTCAAAATTAATATTGATGAACTTGAAAAACTTGTAGCTGACATAGATCCAACTGCTGACTTTAATAAAACAATGTTGGCAGAAGATTTTAGACAATCAATGTCAGTTGATAGTATTTTAGAATCATCAGAAGATTCTTATAATGATTTAAAAGTTAATGCATAA